Genomic window (Bacteroidota bacterium):
CGATGGCGCCACCCACCAGGCGCTCGAAGATATTGCCATCATGCGGCCTTTGCCCAATATGACCATCTTTTCGCCCTGCGATGCTACACAGGCCAAAATAATGACCATCGCTGCCGTGAATGAAATGAACGGTCCGGTGTATATACGTTTCGGAAGAGAAGGCGTGCCCGATTTTACTGCCGGTGATACGCCTTTCGAGATGGGAAAAGGTCAACTGCTTCATGAAGGGAATGACCTGAGCATTATTGCCACCGGACATATGGTTTGGGAAGCGCTGCAGGCAGCATATTCGCTGAAACAAATCGGCATCGGCGCACGGGTAATAAACATGCATACCATAAAACCCATTGACACCGAAATAATAATCAAGGCAGCCAAAGAAACAGGCAGGATAATGACCGTAGAGGAACATCAGGTTATTGGCGGGCTCGGCTCTGCCGTGGCAGAAGTCATTGTTCAACATTGCCCCGTGCCCATGCGGTTTATCGGCATGCATGATGTATTCGGCGAATCGGGCAAACCTGTTGAGCTGATGGCGAAATACGGACTCGACGCAGCAGGCATTATTAAACAAACCCAAGAATTTATTCAGCAACAATGGTGACAACAACTCATATGAAAATATTCAAAGGCACCGGGATTTATATGGCAGTTACCATTTTTGTGCTGGTAGCATATTCATTCGTATTACGCTTTGTAAAAAATCGTCCTGAAAAAGATAATGCAGCGCCTGTAGCAGCCGACAGTTCAAAAGTTGCGCAGAAGAAAACTGCCATGATTGCTGACAGTTCGCTGAGCGTTGCCTACCTCGTCGGGCAATTCGATCCTGCCAAAGACACGACTTTTATCCGTACAGACAACGAATACGCCAACAGCGATCAGATGTACCTGAAAAAAGAAGCTTACCTTGCCTTTATCAGAATGTTCTACGCCGCACAGAAAGACGGAGTTAAAATATTCATTGTTTCGGCCACACGAAATTTCGCTTATCAAAAAGGCATATGGGAAGCCAAATGGAACGGCAGCCGGCTCGTTGAAAATAAAAATCTGGCAAGTACCATCAAAGATCCCGTGGAACGGGCGCTGAAAATATTAAAATACAGCTCCATGCCCGGAACATCACGCCATCACTGGGGTACAGATATGGACCTGAACAGCATGGACCCGAAATATTTTGAATCGGCCAACGGAAAGAAAGTGTACGAATGGCTGAGTAAGAATGCTTCCGATTACGGATTCTGCCAGCCCTACACTGCCAAAGGCACTTCCCGCCCCGACGGTTATGAAGAAGAAAAGTGGCACTGGTCGTACCTGCCGCTGGCATCCAACTGCATGAAACAATACCTGAATAAGGTTAAATACAGCGACATTGCCGGATTTAAAGGTGCCGAAACAGCCGAAAAGATTGGTGTTATAGAAAAATACGTGAAAAGCGTGAATTGTAAATGATTAATTTTAAATGTTAAATTTTAAATTGAAATCAAGTATTGAGCGAACAATTAATTTAAAATTCAGCATTTATCATTTAAAATTCTTTAACTCTGAGGGATATTCAACACGCTCCAGGAAAAGTGCTTGTGCAGGCACCGAATATCCGGCTTCAGAACGGTTCTTGCTTTCAACAATTTTTTGAAGGTCATTCAGATTTATTTTTCCGGCGCCCAATTCAACAAGCGTACCCACAATGGCACGAACCATATTCCGCAGAAAACGGTCGGCAGTAATCGTAAAAACGAGCATGCCGTCTTCGTACTGCCATCCGGCTTCAGCAATAGCGCAGTTATTTGTCTTTGTATCTGAATGCACTTTCGCAAAGCTTGTAAAATCGGTGCATTCCATCAGCAAAGCAGCGCCTTTGTTCATACGTTCAATATCCAGCCGTCCGGGATAAAACCATGAATATTCGCGTGCAAACGGGTTGCGCTCAGGAGAAATATAATATTTATAGGTGCGGCTCAACGCACTGAAGCGTGCATGCATATCGGGAGCTACCGCATAGACCTCGTAAATGACAATATCATCGGGCAGTATGCCGTTCAGCTTGAATGTTATTTTTTGAAGTTCGGCAGGGCTCAATTCATTTTCAATCTCAACATGTGCGAAATATTCCTTTGCGTGAACACCGGTATCGGTTCGTCCGGCACCGACAACAGGCAGGTGATTGCGAAAAAGCATGGATAACGCACCTTCAACAGCCTGCTGCACAGTGGCTGCATTATCCTGCGCCTGCCAGCCATGATAGGCAGCCCCGTTAAATGCCATTCGGATAAAATATCTCATTTGCACATATTAATGACGTAAAAGTACAACAAAAGATTATTTTTATACTTTTGTTCTGACTAATTAGGAATAACGAAAATGATAGTTGACCTTTTCATCCCGTGCTTTATTGATCAAGTGTATCCGCAGATAGGAAGCAGTATGCTCAAAATATTTGAGAAAGTTGACGTGGGCGTACACTATAACCCTGAACAGACTTGCTGCGGTCAGATGGCTTTTAACAGCGGTTTCTGGGACGCCACCAAATGCATGGGCGAAAAATTTATACACGACTTCTCGAACAACCGCTATATTGTGGGACCGTCGGCATCCTGTGTGGGTATGGTGCGCAACTATTATCCCGAATTATTCAACAACACTTCGCTGCACAACGAATTCAAAACGATACAGAAAAATATATTTGAATTTTCCGATTTTCTGGTGAACGTACTGAACGTTACCAATCTGGGCGCCACCTTTGAGGCAAAAGTAACTTACCATGATGCCTGTGCCGCTTTACGCGAATACGGCATTAAAGAAGAACCGCGCATGTTGCTCAACAACGTGAAGGGTTTGCAGATTATCGAAATGGAAGACAATGATGTGTGTTGCGGATTTGGCGGCACGTTTGCTGTGAAGTTTGAATCCATTTCAACGGCTATGGCCGAGCAGAAAGTGAAAAATGCCATTGATTCCGGTGCAGAATACATCATCTCTACGGAAGCATCCTGCCTGATGCATCTGGAAGCCTATATCAAAAAACACAAACTTCCCATCAAAACCATTCACATCGCCGACGTACTTGCCAGCGGACTCTAAGAAATAGTAGTAAGTATTAAGTAGCAAGTATTTAGTACAAAAAAACGCTGCCCGCCAATGCGTCTATGAAGATATTTTTTGTACTGACTACTAAATACTAACTACTATTTACTGTTTTCAGGCTCTAGGGTGGTACTGAATAATTGTTTCGCGCAGGTATTCGCGGTCGAGATGGGTATAAATCTCCGTGGTAGTAATGGATTCATGTCCAAGCATATCCTGAACGGCACGCAGATCGGCACCACCCTCAATAAGATGTGTTGCAAAACTGTGTCTGAAAGTATGCGGACTGATTGTTTTCTTTAATCCAATCGCCTCGGCAAGACCTTTTATTATGGTGAAGATCATTTCACGGGTGAGCTTACTGCCTCTGCGGTTCAGAAACACATAATCTTCATTTCCCTTTTTAATGTCCAGATGAACACGCATATGCTGCATGTAAAATTCAATCTGTTTACGGGCAACATTACCCACCGGAACAATGCGTTCTTTATTTCCTTTGCCGATGATTCGGATGT
Coding sequences:
- a CDS encoding M15 family metallopeptidase yields the protein MKIFKGTGIYMAVTIFVLVAYSFVLRFVKNRPEKDNAAPVAADSSKVAQKKTAMIADSSLSVAYLVGQFDPAKDTTFIRTDNEYANSDQMYLKKEAYLAFIRMFYAAQKDGVKIFIVSATRNFAYQKGIWEAKWNGSRLVENKNLASTIKDPVERALKILKYSSMPGTSRHHWGTDMDLNSMDPKYFESANGKKVYEWLSKNASDYGFCQPYTAKGTSRPDGYEEEKWHWSYLPLASNCMKQYLNKVKYSDIAGFKGAETAEKIGVIEKYVKSVNCK
- a CDS encoding (Fe-S)-binding protein; the protein is MIVDLFIPCFIDQVYPQIGSSMLKIFEKVDVGVHYNPEQTCCGQMAFNSGFWDATKCMGEKFIHDFSNNRYIVGPSASCVGMVRNYYPELFNNTSLHNEFKTIQKNIFEFSDFLVNVLNVTNLGATFEAKVTYHDACAALREYGIKEEPRMLLNNVKGLQIIEMEDNDVCCGFGGTFAVKFESISTAMAEQKVKNAIDSGAEYIISTEASCLMHLEAYIKKHKLPIKTIHIADVLASGL
- a CDS encoding transketolase family protein, whose amino-acid sequence is MNQFTNRGNKPTKTGFGEGVEAAGALNQNVVGLGADITASVGMDLFAKKFPERFFSLGIAEQNCMGVAAGMALSGKIPVFSTYGVFAALRTTDQIRVSVCYNNLHVIIGGAHAGISVGPDGATHQALEDIAIMRPLPNMTIFSPCDATQAKIMTIAAVNEMNGPVYIRFGREGVPDFTAGDTPFEMGKGQLLHEGNDLSIIATGHMVWEALQAAYSLKQIGIGARVINMHTIKPIDTEIIIKAAKETGRIMTVEEHQVIGGLGSAVAEVIVQHCPVPMRFIGMHDVFGESGKPVELMAKYGLDAAGIIKQTQEFIQQQW
- the truA gene encoding tRNA pseudouridine(38-40) synthase TruA; the protein is MRYFIRMAFNGAAYHGWQAQDNAATVQQAVEGALSMLFRNHLPVVGAGRTDTGVHAKEYFAHVEIENELSPAELQKITFKLNGILPDDIVIYEVYAVAPDMHARFSALSRTYKYYISPERNPFAREYSWFYPGRLDIERMNKGAALLMECTDFTSFAKVHSDTKTNNCAIAEAGWQYEDGMLVFTITADRFLRNMVRAIVGTLVELGAGKINLNDLQKIVESKNRSEAGYSVPAQALFLERVEYPSELKNFK